One Turneriella parva DSM 21527 genomic region harbors:
- the tmk gene encoding dTMP kinase: protein MPGKFIVFEGIDGSGKSTTITAVAERLNTAGYKTTQLREPTEKTDASREIRRILRTAESIDAKISRDLLELFLIDRLWDIKHQIEPAIRAGSIVLLDRYFISTSAYQAADTNETQKIMQDYLGDTRILRPDLVIYLNLPVATALRRLSGRGARDVFETEARLAGIASRYAAAMGYIQKTAPTIDVHEITHELTDKDFDSLATKISGATA from the coding sequence ATGCCTGGCAAATTTATCGTATTCGAAGGCATCGACGGCAGCGGCAAGAGCACCACGATCACGGCTGTGGCTGAAAGGCTGAACACGGCGGGGTATAAAACGACGCAACTGCGCGAACCGACAGAGAAAACAGATGCCTCCCGCGAAATTCGGCGCATTCTGCGCACTGCCGAGAGCATCGACGCTAAAATCAGCCGCGACCTGCTCGAACTCTTTCTCATCGACCGCCTGTGGGATATCAAGCACCAGATAGAACCCGCAATCAGAGCCGGCTCGATTGTACTGCTTGATCGTTACTTTATTTCGACCAGTGCTTATCAGGCGGCTGACACCAACGAAACGCAGAAAATCATGCAAGATTATCTCGGCGACACGCGCATTCTGAGGCCCGATCTCGTCATTTATCTGAACCTGCCGGTTGCCACTGCCTTGAGGCGTCTTTCAGGTCGCGGCGCGCGTGACGTTTTCGAAACCGAGGCGCGCCTTGCAGGCATTGCATCACGTTACGCTGCGGCGATGGGTTATATACAGAAGACTGCACCGACTATAGACGTGCACGAAATTACGCACGAACTCACCGACAAAGATTTTGACTCGCTCGCTACGAAAATATCAGGAGCCACCGCTTGA
- a CDS encoding AMP-dependent synthetase/ligase, which translates to MLSRYTMYELLTKSVAKYQKEIAQMYRADKNSPYTKVTFQEFFEKARAIGLGLDSIGLKRGDKVGFIADVGQTWLPVSIGINSIGGVDVPRGTDATAAELTYIFKHADCPVIILDNEKVYQSIASSLSAFEHLKTIIFVNGAKPQVPSNITVYSLNEIIEKGNAAHAANPSRFADLGGRVAEDDLVTIIYTSGTTGNPKGVMHTQKSLAWEIWHVADGLPLISGGVTMGFLPPWHVAERLIESVALTKGVAIAFTSVATLAKDLQEARPTFLLSVPRVWESFYNKVIDGVKKASPVAQKIFHFARWSAMHFSLEKDILSNTKYRLEKPSILFHLFRRPAALVNLVLLFIPNLLAQVILAKVRRGLGGRVQFALSGAGALPEHIDRFFYSIGIAIVETYGMTETGGVTCRRTYPATVIGTVGKPIKGTRVKLLDDHGNEVTKPNTKGVCWHTGPHIMKGYYKEDQKTSEVLKDGWLNSGDILVYTANGELKFAGRAKDTIVLFGGENVEPQPIEDTLIQSEYIHQIVVVGQDKKTLGALIVPAKEAVLKYAEENKLQLPAEMRDWPVNADIQKLFKTEIKERVSDKAGFKNFEKVTTFTVIPDEFKVGEELTQTLKVRRNVVFDKYAKQIEDMYK; encoded by the coding sequence ATGCTCAGCAGATACACGATGTATGAACTTCTCACGAAGTCAGTGGCTAAATACCAGAAAGAAATTGCGCAAATGTACCGCGCAGATAAGAACTCGCCCTATACCAAAGTGACCTTTCAAGAGTTCTTTGAAAAGGCGCGCGCGATCGGCCTGGGGCTCGACTCGATCGGGCTAAAGCGCGGCGACAAGGTGGGCTTTATTGCCGACGTCGGCCAGACCTGGTTGCCGGTCAGCATCGGTATCAATTCGATTGGCGGGGTTGACGTGCCACGCGGTACCGATGCGACAGCTGCAGAGTTGACGTATATTTTTAAGCACGCCGATTGCCCGGTCATTATTCTCGACAACGAAAAGGTCTACCAGAGCATTGCGTCGAGCCTCAGCGCGTTTGAACACCTGAAGACGATAATTTTCGTCAATGGGGCAAAGCCGCAGGTGCCATCGAACATTACCGTATATTCACTCAATGAAATCATTGAGAAAGGGAATGCGGCCCATGCTGCAAACCCAAGCCGGTTTGCCGATCTCGGTGGCCGCGTCGCTGAAGACGATCTCGTCACTATCATCTATACCTCGGGCACAACGGGCAACCCAAAAGGTGTCATGCACACGCAGAAATCGCTCGCATGGGAAATCTGGCATGTCGCTGATGGTCTGCCCCTGATTTCAGGCGGGGTGACCATGGGCTTCTTGCCGCCTTGGCACGTCGCCGAGCGCCTGATTGAATCGGTTGCACTCACAAAAGGTGTCGCCATCGCATTCACGTCAGTCGCGACGCTTGCGAAAGACCTGCAAGAGGCGCGCCCGACCTTCTTGCTTTCTGTACCGCGCGTGTGGGAAAGTTTTTACAACAAGGTAATCGACGGTGTCAAAAAGGCATCGCCTGTTGCGCAGAAGATTTTCCATTTCGCGCGTTGGTCGGCGATGCATTTCTCTCTCGAGAAAGATATTCTATCGAACACCAAATACCGACTCGAAAAGCCATCGATACTCTTTCACCTGTTTCGCCGCCCCGCAGCGCTCGTGAATCTGGTACTGCTCTTTATACCAAACCTGCTCGCGCAGGTAATTCTCGCCAAGGTGCGCAGGGGCCTCGGCGGGCGTGTGCAGTTTGCCCTTTCAGGTGCAGGAGCTTTACCTGAGCACATTGACCGTTTCTTCTATTCAATCGGCATCGCGATTGTTGAAACCTATGGCATGACAGAGACGGGCGGCGTTACCTGCCGCCGCACGTACCCGGCAACTGTGATCGGTACTGTCGGCAAACCGATCAAGGGCACGCGCGTGAAGCTGCTCGATGATCACGGCAACGAAGTGACAAAACCCAATACGAAAGGCGTTTGCTGGCATACGGGCCCTCACATCATGAAGGGCTATTATAAAGAAGACCAGAAGACGAGCGAGGTGCTGAAAGACGGCTGGCTGAACTCGGGTGATATTCTCGTGTATACGGCGAACGGCGAACTCAAATTCGCCGGCCGAGCCAAAGACACGATTGTGCTTTTCGGCGGTGAAAACGTCGAGCCGCAGCCGATTGAAGACACTTTGATACAGAGCGAATACATTCACCAAATCGTGGTCGTCGGCCAGGACAAAAAAACGCTGGGGGCACTGATCGTGCCCGCGAAAGAAGCTGTGCTAAAATATGCAGAAGAAAACAAACTGCAGCTACCTGCCGAAATGCGCGATTGGCCGGTGAATGCCGATATTCAGAAACTGTTCAAGACCGAGATCAAAGAACGCGTTTCAGACAAAGCAGGCTTTAAGAACTTCGAAAAAGTGACCACGTTCACGGTGATACCCGACGAGTTTAAAGTCGGTGAAGAACTGACGCAGACTCTCAAAGTGCGCCGCAATGTGGTATTCGACAAATACGCCAAACAA